From Butyricimonas paravirosa, one genomic window encodes:
- a CDS encoding acyl carrier protein, giving the protein MSDIQNRVKAIIVDKLGVDESEVKPEATFTNDLGADSLDTVELIMELEKEFNITIPDDQAEKIATVGDAIAYVEANAQ; this is encoded by the coding sequence ATGTCTGACATTCAAAACAGAGTTAAAGCTATCATTGTTGATAAATTAGGAGTTGACGAAAGTGAAGTTAAACCTGAAGCAACGTTTACTAACGACTTAGGAGCTGACTCTTTGGATACGGTAGAGTTGATCATGGAATTGGAAAAAGAATTCAACATCACTATTCCGGACGATCAAGCAGAGAAAATCGCTACCGTGGGCGATGCTATTGCATACGTTGAAGCTAACGCTCAATAA